Genomic window (Spirosoma sp. KCTC 42546):
TCCGATTCAACAACGTCCGACATTTCATTTGGTTTCAGTTTCAGGGCTGCGCCTTCAAAAGGAGCCACCATCGCTCCCCGTTTCGCAAAACCTAAGTCGCCCCCTTTCTCACCTGAGCCAACATCTTCCGAGTTTTCTTTGGCAAGCTTGGCAAAATCTTCGCCTTTTTCAACCCGATGCTTAAATTCCAGCAATCGCTGCCGGAGGGCTTCTTTCTGTTCTTTCGTCGGTTTGGCAAAGCGAACGATCTGACCAACTTCTACGTCGGCGGGCATATAGGGAAGGCTATCTCTTGGAATCGCATCGAAAAACTTACGCACGTCACGCGGAGTCACTTTCACGTCGGTCGTAATTTTTTGTTGCATTTTCTGGACAACCTTCTGTTCTTTCACCTGGGTCCGCAGCTCACTTTTGAGCATTTCCAGGCTCTTGCCATAGGCTTCAACAATACTTTTTTCGGAACCAAACTGCTGCACCATGTACTGCATGCGGGAGTCGAGTTCGCTGTCTACGATTTTGTCATCAACCACAACCGAGTCAATCTCGGCTTTGGCCAGCATCATTTTGTTGACAACGAGACTTTCCAGCAACTGACATTTTTGCGGAGGTGTCTGGTTTTGACCAACGTAGGATTGGTAGGCTTCGTCGAGATCAGACCGTAGAACATAGTAATTGTCTACTTTGGCGATGATCTTGTTCAGACTCACTCCCTGACCCTGCCCAAAACTGGGTGCCGTCAGGAAACAACCAACCAAAATAAAGAGCACACTGCTGATTACTTTTTTCATATTCTCAAATATACGTACAGAACGGCAAGCGGTCTGTGTTTTAAGAAATTTTAAGTGGAATTTGGGGTTTGGTGGAGTTAGTGAGTAGTGAAGTAAGTTAAGTGGGTGGAATAGATGGAGTGAGTAAAGTTACTCCCTATACCAACTACACCTACTTAACCCACTCAACTTACTCCACCAATTTCTACTTCACTAACTTCTGAATTTCGGCTTCGTTTACTTTTACTGGGTATGTTTGCCGGAGTTGCGCAAGCCATTGTTTTTCAAGCAGGGCCTGATATTCGTTAATGACGGTACCACGAGCTTCGGCAAACGTTTTGGTACGAGCGGGCTCGATCCGACTAATGATTACGGCAATTGCTTTAGTATCACGATGCAGGGTGGTTGTGCCCACTTTCCATTGGTTAATTGAATCGAGGTACGGGTTTGTTCCCTGCGCAAAGGATCCTTCGGTAATAGAAAGGGCCGGTGGCATACCCGACGTTACCGGATACTTGCTATTGATGATTTTGGCAACATCATCCTTTGCATTGCTGAAATATTGAAAGGTCACGTTACGCTGAGCATCTTTTGAAACACCTGGCCGCGCCCCCTGATAGTCTTTCT
Coding sequences:
- a CDS encoding peptidylprolyl isomerase produces the protein MKKVISSVLFILVGCFLTAPSFGQGQGVSLNKIIAKVDNYYVLRSDLDEAYQSYVGQNQTPPQKCQLLESLVVNKMMLAKAEIDSVVVDDKIVDSELDSRMQYMVQQFGSEKSIVEAYGKSLEMLKSELRTQVKEQKVVQKMQQKITTDVKVTPRDVRKFFDAIPRDSLPYMPADVEVGQIVRFAKPTKEQKEALRQRLLEFKHRVEKGEDFAKLAKENSEDVGSGEKGGDLGFAKRGAMVAPFEGAALKLKPNEMSDVVESDFGLHLIQLLETRGAEYRARHILLRPDYNRLDLSGPTRYLDSLRNLIQLDSLKFEKAAHDYSEDKNTADAGGLLRDPQSGSSRMAMDGSMEYAMFQMLDTMQVGKISAPLPYRTEDGKSAVRLLYFKSKVPPHTADFTKDFEKLQTIVLQNKKNRAIDDWFKKSIADVYITVDPEFHSCRIFGTTQNSAANLSGGGN